In a single window of the Acyrthosiphon pisum isolate AL4f chromosome X, pea_aphid_22Mar2018_4r6ur, whole genome shotgun sequence genome:
- the LOC100160312 gene encoding uncharacterized protein LOC100160312, with protein sequence MKIDVAKLINEISKHPEIYNPDHKDFSNKEIRNKIFNTVINKDMNGIKGEILQRKWDQILNKYANFIRKLSNDDSSERVLERFMKWPWTKPMRIFKPYVRKQFQIPEFQSATQLIPDMDIDMDMPHIPISALQPLHTIPIINGLSGDDATSGSEFPFPLPTGQGLVRGNGPAGQEMAVQYAHSLPAPTTYEGFSNVIETPATPRPAVTQLTHPIPEPSLEIQHGSAVQIMEIPGMSNFEFMGSDILRPIPQSRLPQFLQENMNGIRSPSSSARSSTDDDDGYNHLGRSITAAMIQDIRRMITIGRFPDDDEDNDDDEEDDDDESAADDEIATDEETESTVDDGPSSAKKIRRQDQSVEDSDKGKKGCKGANGDTSHTGDDEDDGQSDVLPDLPQPKPVIKRGPSDFSAQEHIFLAWAKTMSTFTAKRQATIKMQINKIMSEAEFEDLDDEFFAANRKPRRPIYTSRY encoded by the exons ATGAAAATAGATGTAgcgaaattaataaatgaaatcaGCAAACACCCAGAGATCTATAATCCAGATCACAAAGATTTTTCTAATAAAGAAATAAGgaacaaaatttttaataccGTCATCAATAAAGATATGAATGGTATAAAAG GCGAAATTCTGCAGCGCAAGTGGGACCAAATATTAAACAAGTAtgctaattttattagaaaactgAGCAACGACGATTCGTCTGAAAGGGTTTTGGAACGATTCATGAAATGGCCGTGGACGAAGCCTATGCGTATCTTTAAACCATATGTTCGCAAACAATT CCAAATACCTGAATTCCAATCCGCGACACAGCTGATACCTGACATGGACATAGACATGGACATGCCGCACATCCCGATATCGGCTCTTCAGCCTTTGCACACGATACCCATTATAAACGGACTGTCTGGTGACGACGCGACGTCTGGCTCCGAATTTCCGTTCCCGCTACCCACTGGGCAGGGGTTGGTGCGGGGTAACGGTCCCGCCGGACAGGAGATGGCAGTTCAATATGCACATTCACTGCCGGCACCGACGACCTACGAAGGGTTTTCGAACGTGATCGAGACACCAGCCACTCCAAGACCCGCAGTCACCCAACTCACTCACCCGATACCGGAGCCTAGTCTTGAGATACAACACGGGAGTGCGGTGCAGATCATGGAAATCCCGGGCATGTCTAATTTTGAGTTTATGGGCTCCGATATCTTGCGGCCAATACCACAGTCACGATTGCCGCAGTTTTTGCAGGAAAATATGAACGGCATCaggtcgccgtcgtcgtcggcaCGTAGTTCCACTGACGATGATGATGGTTACAACCATCTGGGGAGGAGTATCACAGCCGCCATGATTCAAGACATTCGAAGGATGATAACTATCGGTCGGTTTCCCGATGACGATGAAGACAACGATGACGATGAGGAGGACGATGACGACGAAAGCGCAGCAGATGACGAGATCGCGACTGACGAGGAGACGGAGTCGACAGTAGATGATGGGCCGTCCAGTGCCAAAAAAATACGGCGACAGGATCAGTCCGTCGAAGACAGCGACAAAGGTAAAAAAGGCTGCAAAGGAGCTAACGGTGATACAAGCCACACGGGAGACGACGAAGACGATGGTCAGTCGGACGTTCTACCTGATCTGCCACAGCCCAAGCCGGTGATCAAGAGAGGACCGTCGGATTTCAGTGCGCAGGAGCACATATTTCTCGCCTGGGCCAAGACGATGAGCACATTTACGGCCAAACGACAGGCTACAATTAAAATGCAAATCAACAAAATTATGTCTGAGGCTGAATTCGAAGATTTGGACGACGAGTTTTTTGCag cCAACAGAAAGCCCCGGCGGCCTATTTACACTTCGCGCTATTGA